Part of the Halalkalibacter krulwichiae genome is shown below.
AAATTGATTGGAAAGAAAAAATTGAAGAAGGTCGATTTTCGAAGTTTTATTTTTTCGCTAGGACGCAAGAGCATATCAATAAGTGGAAAGAGGTCCTTGACCAATTAAAGGAACAAATAGATTTTACGACTTCTGTATCCTCCTTACATAACGTTGAAGTGATGGTGGCTAATGTTAATAAAGCAACAGGAATAAAACAGATTATCGATCACTTTGGCTTTTCTGAGTCAGAAGTAATGGCAATGGGGATAGTGACAATGACTTGCCAATGTTGAAGCTGGTTCATTACCCTGTGGCAATGAAAAATGCCCTAGATTATGTGAAAGAAGTCGCTAAAGACGTGACTGATTTTACTTGTGATGAGGACGGAGTTTATCATTATTTGAAACGAAAATTTGAACTATAAAATAGTGAAAGGGGTGTCTCGAAAGGTCTAAAACAGACCTTATGAGACACCCTCTTCTTTGTAATTAAACGGTTAATTTTAATAACTTACTTTTTGAGTCTACCGAATCATGTTTAAGCGATTCTACCTCTTGATACTCATTTGTATTAGTGATGACTACCGGCGTTGTTAATTGATAACCTGCAGCTTTAAGTTCATCTAAATTAAATTCAATCAGTAAGTCACCTTGTTTGACAGAATCCCCTTGTTTAACGTGTTGCGTGAAGTATTTTCCTTTTAATTGAATCGTGTCGGTGCCAATGTAGACTAAGATTTCTGCCCCGTCTTTTGATGTAATGCCGATAGCATGTCCTGTTGGAAATAAAGTAGTGACGACTCCATCAACTGGAGAGAATACTTGACCGCTATCTGGTTCAATGGCAACTCCTTTTCCAACCATTTCTGTTGAAAAAAGTGGTTCATTCATTGTGTGTAATGGCACAACTTTTCCTTGCATCGGACTTGTAATGGTTTCAGGTTTTACCCCAAATAATAGTCCATTTTCGTTCTTTTTTTCTGATTTGTTCTCAAAGCCAAAAATGAAAGTTAAGAGAAACCCTATGATACAAGCAGTACTAACTCCGATAATGTATAACCAGATTGGAGTAAAAGCAGGAATAGATAACATACTTGGTAATACAAAAGTATTCATGACTATTCCCATACTGCCGTTAATCGCCCCGCCTATTGCTCCTGCTATTGCTACATAGATCATTGTTCTCCTAAAGCGAAGAATAATTCCATAGCTAATTGCATCTGTCGTACCAGCTAGTGCACCAGGAACGACTCCGCTTGCTGAAAGAGCTTTTAAGTCTGTATCTCTTGTTTTGAGAAAGACGGCTGCGCCGATTCCCACCTGTGCAAATGGTGCAGCAGCTGCCATAGCAATAATCGGATCAGGACCTGTCGCAAGGTTTGCTAGGGCAATAGGAACAATTGTCCAGTGTAAACCCAATATGTTTAAGAATGTCCATGCGCTTCCTAAAACAGCTCCAGCTAAAAGCCCACTTCTACTACTTAAAGAATCAATAATAGATGCAAGTCCTTCACCAAAAATTGTACCCACCGGTCCAAAGACGAGGAGCGTTAAAGGGACAAGCACAAGTAGAGAAATCATCGGATTGATAAACATTTGAATATCTTTGTAGATGATTTTCTTTAAGAGCCGCTCTAAGCCAGCATAAACAAACATGGCAATAAAAATGGGGAAAACAGTTGAAGAATAATTATTTAAAAGAACAGGCATCCCTAGAAAATCAATCGATTCAACGCCTCCCTCAACTAAATGGACGATATCAGGAGTGAAAAGCGATGCACCAACGGCACCTCCAACATAGCCACTGACACCGAGCTTTATCGCCGTTGAAACTCCTAAAAATACAGGCAAGAAATGGAAAACTGCGTTTCCTGCGGCTGATAAAACAATATAAGTTCCATCCCCTGGTGAAAGCCATCCTAGCATTGTTAAAACAGATAGGAAAGCCTTCAATAATCCAGCTCCGGCTAATAAACCGATAATCGGTGTAAAACTTCCTGAGATGATATCTAATGTTTTAGCCAACATGGTTTCTTTGTTTTGATTCTTCATAGGTTGTTCTCCTCTTTTATTAGTTTATAAAGAGCGCTTTCATTTTATTGAAAATATAGAATGCTCAAGTAAGAATATAAAAAGTAACGTTAATTGATAGTTGAAAGCGTTATTATGTTTTTATTATAATAAACAGAAAACAAGCTCGTTAGGATTATTATTACAATATCAGGACTGATAAATTGTTTTTTCTAATCACGGAGGAATTTGTATGAATGAGTCTCAAATCATTTCTACTTCAATGAAAATTCACTATATAACGAATTTAAATGTTTATGTTTTAAATCAGGACGGAGATCTCTTCTATGAAAACGAATCGATCTCTATTCCAATGTTTATGCCGGGAAATAATGCAGAAAATGTAAAAGCTTTATATGAAATAATGACGGAAGATGGTGAAGAAGAAATAGTCTATTCGTATATAAATGAATGGGGCTTACATTATTTTGGACGGAGATTTAGGGTGTTAGAGCAAATGTATACGATCATTATTGGCCCCTATTTTGAGCGAACACCTAACCATTATAGATTAACAATTGATTATCAATTAAGTAATGATCAAAGTCAGGATTTACGTGTAGTATGTGAGAAGGTTCATGTGTTATCAGGTGAACAGGCAAATAGTTTTGCTAGTGTTCTTGGTCAATTTAGGGCATTACTTGATCAAAAGCTACAAACAAAAATCATAGTTGCTGATAAAAACAAACGTTCAATAAAGGATCAAATGAATCATATTGATGAAGATGCAGAACTTGTAAATGTGCGCTACAAGATCGAGAAAGAATTTATATATGCGGTAGAACAAGGAGATAAGAAAACAGCATTAAAACTTATGAACTCAAGTAATATGTCAACACTATTTTCCTTTTCTGAACGATTTCCGAACCAACCGCTTCGTCGTCTGAAAAATTTAGCCATTGTTCTTAACACTTTGTTGCGAACAGCAGCTAGAACTAGTAAAGTTTCTTCCATTTTGATTCATCGAATCTCAGAGAAGTATGCTTTTGAAATTGAGCAAGCTAGCCAACTGACAACCCTTTACAAATTAGAAGAGCGGATGATAGAAGAATATTGTGATCTAATTTTGTCCAACTCATTGAAGAAGTACTCAACCTTAACGCAAAAGATCATTGAACATTTACTAAGTTCATACGACAAACCCTTAAATAAGGAAGAATTAGCGTCGATCTATCATACGCACCCAAGTCATTTATCAAGAAAGTTTAAGCAAGAGACGTCATATACATTATCTGGTTATCACCAAATGCTGCGATTAAACAAAGCGAAACATTTATTAAAGAATGAAAACCTATCGATTGAGGACATTTCATGGGTTGTAGGGTACGAGGACTCCTCTTATTTTGCGAGGGTGTTTAAGAAAGAGACCGGCATGACACCATCTCAATTTCGCGAGGAGGAGACGTAATGAAAATGAAGCGAGGGGAGGTGGCTCCATACAATCGTTCAAATGAAAAGAGGTTGTTCCAAAAGGACAATCGATCCTTCTGAAAACAACCTTTCATACTTTACATTAGTTTTTGTACCCGAAATCAGCGATGTTTTTCCAACGACGGCGTAATTCATGAGCGGCAGCTTTTGGCTTTCGGTCACGTGTAAACGTACCTTTTTTATTTCCTTGAACACGCATCGTTCCTTGGCTCGTAGCAAAGTCAGCAAAGTTCCAAACATGTTCTCCGATAAAATAATCAAATTCATCGAAGATTTCATGGTTAGCGCGTAGAAATTCGACTTGATATTCTTCGGTAAACATAACTGGGTCAATATCATGAAAGCCAGCTACGGTATCAGCGCCGTACTCGGTCATCATAATCGGTTTTCCTGGACAACGCTTGTCCCAATCAATCAATTCCTGACGTAAATGTGCTTTGGCGGATTCAAGATCTCCGCTGTCTACATACCAACCATAGTAACGGTTAATCGCAATGACATCGACAAGCTCAGCGATTTGATCTGTTTCCGGTGTTGCCATAATGAATAGAACAATCGTTACTGGACGCTTTTGCGGATCAAGCTCTTTTGTTAATTCAACAAGTGGTTTGAAATATTCGGCAGCCCCTTTTTCTTCAGTTGCTGCTTCATTTGCAATCGACCACATTACAACGGATGGATGATTCTTGTCGCGGGCAATTAAGTCTCGGATCACATCTTCGTGATGCTCAAATGTTTGAATCTCTTTCCATGTATCTCGTTTTTCTCCTTTTCCTAACCCAGATGTCGCCATGAAGTTAAGGTGAATTCCAACAGCTGGTGTTTCATCGATTACGACTAAGCCTTCGCGGTCTGCAAGACGCATTAGTTCTTCTGAGTATGGGTAATGGGCTGTACGGAAAGAGTTGGCGCCAATCCACTTTAGAATATTGAAATCCATTATATTAGAAGCTTCATTAAAGCCTCTTCCATTAATAGGAGAATCCTCATGTTTACCAAACCCTTTAAAGTAAAAAGGTTTATTATTAATTAGAAATTTTCCTTCGGTTACTTCCACAGTACGGACACCAAAAGGCTCTTCATATACGTCTACAATTTGATCATTTGAAAGCAACTCTATTTTTAAGTGGTACAAATAAGCATTTAATGGTTCCCATAGAGTGACATTTTCAATGTTCACGGAACCAGAAGCACCTTCATTTGATGCAACGATTTGCCCTTCTTCATCAATTACACTTACTTTTACTGTCGCGTCATTTCCTTGATAATCAACTTCATAATCAACCTTTCCGGTTGTGTTCGTATAATCTGTTACAACCGTGACATCGTTAACATAAGTAGTTGGAGTTGTATAGATTTTCACAGGACGATGCAAGCCGGCATAGTTAAAGAAGTCAAAATTTGGATTGTTTCGTACCACTTTCCCTAATCCTTTTTCTTCCGATTCACTGTAAAGACCGACTGGTAAAGTTGACTCATCTAAAATGTTGTCAACAGCTACGGTTACTCGATTTTTTCCTTCTATTAAATATTTATTAATTTCTGCTTCAAATGGTAGGAAGCCACCCTTGTGTTCAACTACGAGTTGACCATTTACATAAACAATCGCTTTATGAGTAGCTGAGCCAAATCGTAATACAATACGCTCATCAGATAGATAGTAGGGAAGAGTAAATTCTCGTTCATACCATACGTAACCAATGTGATTTCTAATTTCTTTTGTAACACCTATGTCATTATAGGAAGAAGGAACGGCCATTGGGATAGTTTCAGTCAGTTTTGTCTCAAACCACTTTTGCTCAAATCCTTTTCCATCATCTAATTTGAAATTCCATGTTCCATTTAAGTCGATAACACCACGAGTTTCTGTTGTAATAGGATATAACATAATAGCACTCCTTTATGAAGGTATACTCTATTTTTAACATAAGTAAAGCGATTTCATTAGGATAAAAATCGCATTTATAGGACTTTTTTGTCTTAGTTATACTGAAAAGCATAAGGCTGGGACTTCTAAAGCTTAAAGAGGAGTAGATGAAATGCCTGTAAGTTATGTGGAAAGAATCTTAGAGGGGCTGGAAGAACAATCCCTTATCTACTAATGTTCATTGTTTTGTCATAAATTACAAAGTAATATTTATAGCTATGAATCTCTCTTGAATCATGAACCTGATATAATAGTAAAATATGATGATTGATAAAACAGCAATAATAGAAGGGAGATGTAGGTTGCCGCAATGGAACCTTTATTAAAAGAAGAAACAAGTAATAATAATAATGATTCACTTAGAATGAAGATTAAGCAGTTAATTGAACATAAACACTTTCAGCCAATTGTGATTGCCATTATCTTATTGAATGGCTTGATTATTGTTGCTGAGACATATTTTACTGGTAACAATCTATTACTAGCATTAGATAGAATCATTGTTTGGATTTTTGTACTAGAGCTAATCATCAAAATTATTGGACTTGGGTTTAGAGGCTATTTTTCTGATCGGTGGAATATTTTTGACTTTAGTATTGTGATAGGAAGCATTGTCTTTTATGCGACACCTTTTGTTAGTGTCCTAAGGCTCATAAGGGTGTTACGTTTGATCAGAATGATACCAGCCATTCCTGCATTACGAAAAATCATTGATTCCTTAATGAAGTCTGTACCAGCATTAACAGGGATATTAGGATTGTCCATTTTGATCTTTTCTATTTATGCGATCATTGGGACAACCTTTTTCAGTGAAGTTCTTCCGTATGAGTTCTTTGGAAGCTTCCATACAGCCTTATTTACGCTCATGCAAGTTGTGACGTTTGAATCATGGGCAAGTCAGGTTGCAAGACCGATTATAAATGAAATTCCATGGGCTTGGGCTTATTTTGTTACCTTTATCATTATTGGGGCATTAGTTATTCTAAACTTAGTTGTTGCCGTTATCTTAAGCTATCTTGGTCAGGATGACGAAGCGAAACGAGAAGAACAGATGGACCGACTTTATAAGGAAAATCAAGAGTTAAAGCAAGACATTAAGGAGATTAAGCAATTACTTCTCGACACAAATAAAAAAAGTGCAAAGCATTAAATAACGTAAACTAGGGGTCGTCTCAAAAGGTTTGGTTTAACCTTTTGAGACGACCCTTTTTTGAGACAGCTCTTGAATTAAATCGTGAAATATAAATTCACTTAATAATAGAAATAAAAGAGGATTGAGGCTCTTACTTTCCTCAATCCTAGTGTTATTATGATCCAAAAATTGCTTGCATGATTAAAAACAAAACAGATGGAACCAATAAACAGCCTAAGCCTGTATAGAAAGTTGCGGTCATTGCCCATAAGGGACTAGTTTCGGATCTGTTGCAGCTAATCCTCCTGCAACACCACTTGTTGAACCCATTAGTCCTCCGTATACAACGGCAGCACGCGGGTTATTTAACCCAATATATTTTGCAACAAAAGGGGTTGCAACCATGATTAAAATGGCCTTAATTAAGCCAGCTGCGATACTAAGCGCAATGACTTCTGAACTAGCACCAACCGCTGCCCCTGTAACCGGACCAACAATATAAGTAGTGGCCCCGGCTCCGATTGTTGTTAAACTTGCTGCATCCGTATAGCCAAAGGAGAGGGCTACAATAACACCGACTAAAAAGGAGGAAAAGACCCCGACAAATAATGCTATTATCCCGTTAAGACCAGCTTTTTTTACTTCTTCAAGACGTACTCCAAAGGCAGTGGCTATGATCGCCAAGTCTCTTAACATTCCACCGCCCATTAAACCGATTCCAGCAAAGATAGAAATGTCGGCAAGGCCTTTTTCTCCACCTGTATGAATACCGCCAAAGTAAGCTAGAACGAGACCTAGAATAATGGCAATGGCTGAACCGTGGATCCGTCCTTTTGTTAATTTATTTGAGATAATGTAAGAGAGGTACATTGTAATTCCAACAAGGGCAAAAGCTGTAACAAGCCCATTCTTTTCTAATACTCCAGTCAGCATCTCTACCATTTAAATTCCTCCTATTTCGCTTCTTTTAACTGAATTTCATCTTCAGGAAAATTTGTATTGTCGTTACCGATTTTCGTTAATAAAGGAACGAGAGCGAAACTGACAATTGTTGCAAAAAGTCCTGCTAGTAGAGCGAGAGGACCACCGTCAAGAGCTGCAACAACGTTTTGTTGGGCCGCCATTGCGACAACAACAGGAATATAGATGGAACTCCAAAACTGTAATCCTTCTTGTGATTGTTCGTTTAAGCGCTTCTTCTTTCTTAATTTATCTACCAACAATACGAGAAGAAGCATCCCAATCCCAACACCGCCAACATTAGCGCTTACACCAACGAGACCTCCTAGTAAATCACCCAAAAAGACACCAATCAACATACAAATGGACAGTAAAGCAACTCCGTAAATAACCATTTACTCACATCCTTCATATCGTTTTTTGTGTTACAGGTAATAAGGTGATAGCGGTTAAAGATAAGGAGAAACAGAAAAGTAGAAAGCCAAAGAGGTAATTTGTAAGGTTTTATGAAGTAAGAAAGTGGATCCCTCCTTTACATTTGTAAGCGTTTGCAACTGTGGTGTCAACTGTCGACTGAAAGTTCTAAAACCAATGATAGTAGGGTCTAAAGGAAAATGCAACTATTATTTTAAATTTTCTAAAATATTGAAAACGTATTGTGAGTTGTTGTATAATGATAATCGACAGTCGACCATGCTGTTGTAGTCTATTAAGAAAGCGGGTGAGATATTCCATGAGTAATATGGATCTTAGTAATAATTCGTTATCAAATAAAATTGCAGAACGAATTACTCAACAAATTATCACGGGAGAGTTAAAGCCAGGTGAGAAATTAGTTGAATACGCGTATGCAGAAGAATATGGAACAAGTCGTGCACCGGTGAGAGAGGCTCTTTATCTTCTAACGATTGAAGGTCTAGTAGAGCGAATTCCTCGAAAAGGTGCAGTTGTCAAAAGCTACACGGAAGCTGAGATCATTGATTTACTTGAAATTAGAATTATGTTGGAATCTCTCGTCATGAAACGAATTCTTGAAAGAGGAGTAGATCTTTCTATTGTAAACAAAATGAAAGAGCTACTAAAAGATATGAAAGAAGAAAAGGATTATAAAAAATACACAAAATTAAATCATGCTTTTCATATGTGCTTAATAGAGATGAGTAAGAGTGAAATTATTAAAAATATGTACGTTCGTATGGAACTACCTTTGTTAACGATTCAAAGCATGTCATTTGCTAGTGAGGGAAATATTGAAAAATCCATTAAAGAACATGCATTAATTGTAGATTTACTAAGTAACAATAAATTAACAGAGGCTATTCATATGGTAAATAAACACAATGAATATGTGATAACAAGCATGCAAAAGCTTTTGAAAATGAATGCAAATGAGTATTAGCCTATTGAGCATTAATAGGCTTCTACACAAAATAAATTGTCGACAATCGACTTTGTTTTGAGAAAGGAGGCATTATGAAGGTTGCCTTTTTGTTTCCTGGCCAAGGTTCCCAACAAGCGAATATGCTTCATGATCTACCAAGAAGCTCTATCGTTGATGAGGCTTTAAGAGAAGCAAGTGAAGCTTTAGAAGAAGATGTCTTGCATCTAGATACGAAAGAGTCACTCCGTTCGACGGTTGCGGTGCAAATTTCTTTACTTGTAGCGAGCGTTGCTTCAGCAAGACTTCTAGAAGAACAAGGGGTGAAACCTGATGCAGTAGCAGGTCACTCTGTTGGGGCTTATGGAGCTGCAGTAGTTGCAAATGTTCTTTCGTTCCAAGATGCTGTTAAGATAGTGAAATTAAGAGGCGAACTAATGGAAAGAGCCTATCCGTCTGGCTATGGTATGGGAGTTGTATCAGGAATAATGTCCAATCAGCTTGAGAGAATCATTGGTCAGTTGTCCATTAATAACGAACCAATTTATCTCACAAATATTAATTCACCAAATCAAGTAACTATTTCAGGATCGGTTAAGGGAATCAATAAGCTACTTCTAGCAGTAAAAAAAGAAGGGGCTCGTAAAGCCGAATTATTGCAAGTGAATGTTCCGTCCCATTGTGAGTTAATGAAGCCCATTGCTAATGAGCTGGCATGTGCATTAGAACAAATAACGTTTCGCAACCCGAGGATCCCATTTGCTTCAAATCGAACAGCTCGCTTGTTGCGAAACGCGCAGTTGATTAAAGAAGAATTAGCTTTCAATGTTTCAAAGCCCGTCAGGTGGCATGAAATCACGCAAATACTTTATGAGAGGGGGACGCGGTTATTTGTGGAGTTACCGCCAAATCATGTGTTAACCGATCTTGCAAGCGCAGCATTTCCTGATGCTAGGGCAATCTCTGTAATGAAAATGGGAATTCGATCTACAAGTTTATTAATCAATAGAGAGCAGTCAGTAGAAAACTAAAACGTAAGCGTTTACAATACGGATGAATTGAAAGGGGAGATTGGAATGAGTCAACTAGTAAATCAACAGATAGCTAAAAAGAGGTCTTGGACAACAAGGCGAGATGCAAAGGCAAAACGTCTTTCAAAGGTTGAAAAAATGACATGTGGAAAAGTGATTGCAACTGAAAATATTGTTCAAGTATTAGAAGAACTATTAGTCTCTGGAGATCGAGTTGTACTAGAAGGCAACAATCAAAAACAAGCCTCTTTTCTTTCTCAGTCTTTAACAGAGATCAATCCCAATAAAGTAAACCAGTTACATATGATCATGTCGAGTATATCAAGACCCGAACACCTTGATATTTTTGAAAAAGGAATTGCCAATAAAGTTGATTTCTCATATGCAGGTCCACAAAGTTTGAGAATGGCACAAATGCTAGAAGATGGGCAGCTGACAATGGGAGAAATTCACACATACGTTGAACTGTACGGCAGGCTGTTCATTGATTTAACACCTTCTGTTGCTTTAGTAGCTGCTGATAAAGCAGATGCGCATGGGAATCTCTATACAGGTCCGAATACAGAAGAAACTCCAACCTTGGTAGAGGCTGCGGCTTTCCGTGATGGAATTGTTATAGCTCAAGTAAATGAATTAACTGATGATTTACCACGAGTCGATATTCCTGGCTCTTGGGTAGATTTCATTGTCGTAGCAGATAAACCCTATCAGTTAGAGCCGTTGTTCACTAGAGATCCAAGACACATTACTGAACTGCAAATTCTTATGGCAATGATGACTATTCGCGGTGTATATGAGCGGCATCAAGTAGAGTCATTGAACCATGGAATTGGCTTTAACACAGCTGCGATTGAGTTATTGCTACCGACATATGGAGAATCACTAGGACTAAGAGGAAAGATCTGTAAGCATTGGGCTTTAAATCCACACCCAACCTTGATTCCAGCGATTGAAAGTGGCTGGGTAGACAGTGTTCATAGTTTCGGTGGAGAAGTAGGAATGGAACAGTACATTGCAGCTCGTCCAGATGTGTTTTTTACAGGAAGAGATGGCAGTATGCGATCGAACCGGACTCTTTGTCAGTTAGCAGGTCAGTATGCAGTTGATTTATTTATCGGTTCAACCTTGCAAATGGATCGTGATGGGAATTCTTCAACGGTAACAGCAGGAAGGCTTGCTGGTTTTGGTGGAGCGCCGAATATGGGGCACGATCCAGGAGGGAGACGCCATTCTTCTCCTGCGTGGTTAAACATGATGACAGCAGATGATCCACTCGCGAAAGGAAAGAAGCTTGTTGTTCAGATGGTAGAGACATTCCAGGCGGGGAATCAGCCTGTTTTTGTCGACTCGCTTGAT
Proteins encoded:
- the mdcA gene encoding malonate decarboxylase subunit alpha, which codes for MSQLVNQQIAKKRSWTTRRDAKAKRLSKVEKMTCGKVIATENIVQVLEELLVSGDRVVLEGNNQKQASFLSQSLTEINPNKVNQLHMIMSSISRPEHLDIFEKGIANKVDFSYAGPQSLRMAQMLEDGQLTMGEIHTYVELYGRLFIDLTPSVALVAADKADAHGNLYTGPNTEETPTLVEAAAFRDGIVIAQVNELTDDLPRVDIPGSWVDFIVVADKPYQLEPLFTRDPRHITELQILMAMMTIRGVYERHQVESLNHGIGFNTAAIELLLPTYGESLGLRGKICKHWALNPHPTLIPAIESGWVDSVHSFGGEVGMEQYIAARPDVFFTGRDGSMRSNRTLCQLAGQYAVDLFIGSTLQMDRDGNSSTVTAGRLAGFGGAPNMGHDPGGRRHSSPAWLNMMTADDPLAKGKKLVVQMVETFQAGNQPVFVDSLDAIKVRDDANLETTPVMIYGEDVTHVVTEEGIAYLYKTDSIEERREAIASIAGVTPIGLKSTVKSKLKLREKGILALPEDLQIRRTDAKRSLLAAKSVEELVDWSDHLYHPPAKFRSW
- the uidA gene encoding beta-glucuronidase, with amino-acid sequence MLYPITTETRGVIDLNGTWNFKLDDGKGFEQKWFETKLTETIPMAVPSSYNDIGVTKEIRNHIGYVWYEREFTLPYYLSDERIVLRFGSATHKAIVYVNGQLVVEHKGGFLPFEAEINKYLIEGKNRVTVAVDNILDESTLPVGLYSESEEKGLGKVVRNNPNFDFFNYAGLHRPVKIYTTPTTYVNDVTVVTDYTNTTGKVDYEVDYQGNDATVKVSVIDEEGQIVASNEGASGSVNIENVTLWEPLNAYLYHLKIELLSNDQIVDVYEEPFGVRTVEVTEGKFLINNKPFYFKGFGKHEDSPINGRGFNEASNIMDFNILKWIGANSFRTAHYPYSEELMRLADREGLVVIDETPAVGIHLNFMATSGLGKGEKRDTWKEIQTFEHHEDVIRDLIARDKNHPSVVMWSIANEAATEEKGAAEYFKPLVELTKELDPQKRPVTIVLFIMATPETDQIAELVDVIAINRYYGWYVDSGDLESAKAHLRQELIDWDKRCPGKPIMMTEYGADTVAGFHDIDPVMFTEEYQVEFLRANHEIFDEFDYFIGEHVWNFADFATSQGTMRVQGNKKGTFTRDRKPKAAAHELRRRWKNIADFGYKN
- a CDS encoding glucose PTS transporter subunit IIA, which gives rise to MKNQNKETMLAKTLDIISGSFTPIIGLLAGAGLLKAFLSVLTMLGWLSPGDGTYIVLSAAGNAVFHFLPVFLGVSTAIKLGVSGYVGGAVGASLFTPDIVHLVEGGVESIDFLGMPVLLNNYSSTVFPIFIAMFVYAGLERLLKKIIYKDIQMFINPMISLLVLVPLTLLVFGPVGTIFGEGLASIIDSLSSRSGLLAGAVLGSAWTFLNILGLHWTIVPIALANLATGPDPIIAMAAAAPFAQVGIGAAVFLKTRDTDLKALSASGVVPGALAGTTDAISYGIILRFRRTMIYVAIAGAIGGAINGSMGIVMNTFVLPSMLSIPAFTPIWLYIIGVSTACIIGFLLTFIFGFENKSEKKNENGLLFGVKPETITSPMQGKVVPLHTMNEPLFSTEMVGKGVAIEPDSGQVFSPVDGVVTTLFPTGHAIGITSKDGAEILVYIGTDTIQLKGKYFTQHVKQGDSVKQGDLLIEFNLDELKAAGYQLTTPVVITNTNEYQEVESLKHDSVDSKSKLLKLTV
- the madL gene encoding malonate transporter subunit MadL: MVIYGVALLSICMLIGVFLGDLLGGLVGVSANVGGVGIGMLLLVLLVDKLRKKKRLNEQSQEGLQFWSSIYIPVVVAMAAQQNVVAALDGGPLALLAGLFATIVSFALVPLLTKIGNDNTNFPEDEIQLKEAK
- a CDS encoding ion transporter, with the translated sequence MEPLLKEETSNNNNDSLRMKIKQLIEHKHFQPIVIAIILLNGLIIVAETYFTGNNLLLALDRIIVWIFVLELIIKIIGLGFRGYFSDRWNIFDFSIVIGSIVFYATPFVSVLRLIRVLRLIRMIPAIPALRKIIDSLMKSVPALTGILGLSILIFSIYAIIGTTFFSEVLPYEFFGSFHTALFTLMQVVTFESWASQVARPIINEIPWAWAYFVTFIIIGALVILNLVVAVILSYLGQDDEAKREEQMDRLYKENQELKQDIKEIKQLLLDTNKKSAKH
- a CDS encoding helix-turn-helix transcriptional regulator, with amino-acid sequence MNESQIISTSMKIHYITNLNVYVLNQDGDLFYENESISIPMFMPGNNAENVKALYEIMTEDGEEEIVYSYINEWGLHYFGRRFRVLEQMYTIIIGPYFERTPNHYRLTIDYQLSNDQSQDLRVVCEKVHVLSGEQANSFASVLGQFRALLDQKLQTKIIVADKNKRSIKDQMNHIDEDAELVNVRYKIEKEFIYAVEQGDKKTALKLMNSSNMSTLFSFSERFPNQPLRRLKNLAIVLNTLLRTAARTSKVSSILIHRISEKYAFEIEQASQLTTLYKLEERMIEEYCDLILSNSLKKYSTLTQKIIEHLLSSYDKPLNKEELASIYHTHPSHLSRKFKQETSYTLSGYHQMLRLNKAKHLLKNENLSIEDISWVVGYEDSSYFARVFKKETGMTPSQFREEET
- a CDS encoding GntR family transcriptional regulator, producing MSNMDLSNNSLSNKIAERITQQIITGELKPGEKLVEYAYAEEYGTSRAPVREALYLLTIEGLVERIPRKGAVVKSYTEAEIIDLLEIRIMLESLVMKRILERGVDLSIVNKMKELLKDMKEEKDYKKYTKLNHAFHMCLIEMSKSEIIKNMYVRMELPLLTIQSMSFASEGNIEKSIKEHALIVDLLSNNKLTEAIHMVNKHNEYVITSMQKLLKMNANEY
- the mdcH gene encoding malonate decarboxylase subunit epsilon, with the translated sequence MKVAFLFPGQGSQQANMLHDLPRSSIVDEALREASEALEEDVLHLDTKESLRSTVAVQISLLVASVASARLLEEQGVKPDAVAGHSVGAYGAAVVANVLSFQDAVKIVKLRGELMERAYPSGYGMGVVSGIMSNQLERIIGQLSINNEPIYLTNINSPNQVTISGSVKGINKLLLAVKKEGARKAELLQVNVPSHCELMKPIANELACALEQITFRNPRIPFASNRTARLLRNAQLIKEELAFNVSKPVRWHEITQILYERGTRLFVELPPNHVLTDLASAAFPDARAISVMKMGIRSTSLLINREQSVEN